A stretch of DNA from Cerasicoccus sp. TK19100:
CAGAGCGAAGCAGCTGTTTTCCGAGAACTTGAGCGACAGTTGATTTCGGCAATGCAGAAAACAAACGCACAACTCGGCGCGCATACTGGAAAGTACGCTCGCTGAGATCACGCTCACTTTTTTGCATTTTGAATTTTGCATTTTAAATTTACTTGAAGCTGCGCTTCCACTCTTCGACGGCGGACTTGAGCTTGCCAGCCACTTCGTCGCCGATCTTGCCACCACCGCGCACGGCGTCGAGGACGTCCTGCTTGGCAGTGGAGAGGAATTCGTGCAGGGACTGAACAGCGTCGCGAACGCGCTTCACCTCGATGTCCGAGAAGAAACCTTCCTGCATGGCCCAGATCAGCGCGATCTGCTCTTCAGCCTTCTTGGGCGAGAGCGGCGGCTGCTTGAAGAGCTCCACGAGGCGGTCACCCTTTTCGAGGATGGACTTGGTTTGCGCGTCGAGGTCGGAACCAAACTGAGCGAAAGCGGCCAGCTCACGATACTGGGCGAGCTCACCCTTCAGCTTACCGGCAACCTGCTTCATGGCCTTAACCTGAGCGGCCGAACCCACACGGGAAACGGACAGACCCACGGAAACCGCTGGGCGGATACCTTGGTTGAAGAGGTCGGTTTCGAGGAACACCTGACCGTCGGTAATCGAAATCACGTTGGTCGGAATGTAAGCCGAAACGTCGCCAGCCTGAGTTTCAATGATCGGCAGCGCGGTGAGCGAGCCGTTGCCATTGTCTTCGTTCACACGAGCGGAACGCTCGAGGAGGCGGCTGTGCAGGTAGAAAACGTCACCTGGGTAAGCTTCACGACCCGCCGGGCGCTTCAGAATCAGAGAGATCTGACGGTAGGAAGCCGCGTGCTTGGAAAGGTCATCATAAACGATCAGCGCATCCATGCCATTTTCCATGTAGTATTCACCCATGGCGGCACCAGCGAACGGAGCAATGTATTGGTTGGCCGGATTGTCAGCAGCCGGAGCAGCAACGATCGTGCAGTATTCCATGGCGCCGGAGTCTTCCAGGGCCTTGATCGTGCGGGCGATATTGGACTGCTTTTGGCCAACCGCGACGTAGATGGAATACATCGGGCGGAAACCTTCTTCAAAGGTTCCGTCTTCCTTCTTGTGCTGGTTGTTGATGTTGGCCTGGTTGATGATCGTATCGATCGTAATGGTGGTCTTACCCGTGGCGCGGTCACCAATGATGAGCTCGCGCTGGCCACGGCCGATCGGAATCATCGCGTCAATCGCCATAATACCGGTTTGCACCGGCTGGTCGACGGACTTACGGGGAATGATGCCCGGGGCAATCTTTTCGACCGGATAAGTGGTGTCGGACTCGATGGCACCCTTGCCGTCGATGGCTTGGCCAAGGGCGTCGACCACGCGGCCGAGCAACGGCTTGCCGACGGGAACGGACAGCAGACGACCGGTTGCCTTGGCTTCGTCGCCTTCCTTCAGGTGAGAGTAGTCACCGAGGACAACGACGCCGACTTCGTCTTCTTCGAGGTTCAGTGCGATGCCGTAAACGCCACCGGGAAACTCGATCATTTCGTTATACATGCAGCCGGACAGGCCGTCGAGCTTGGCGACGCCGTCGAAAACGCTCGTGATCTTACCGACATTGGTTTTGACGGTCTTGGTTTCGAGCTTGGCGATTTCCTGTTGGATCTGTTCGAGGACGGAACTCATTGGGTGCTTTCTAATTAAAAATTATAAATGCTAAATGCAAAAATGGTGAGGCAGATTGGTGAGGGAGGGAAACTTCGGTCAGATGCTTTTTTGAATTTATCCTTTTGAATTTTGCATTCCCTAGGTGACGTTTTGCTCGAGTTGAGCGAGGCGGGTGGCGACAGATGCATCGAAGACATCGTCTCCCACGGTAACGCGGATGCCGGCGATCAACTTGGGATTTTCCTTCGTGGTCGCGACGATCTTGCGGTTGTATTGTTGAGTAAACTGCTGCTCGATCTTGGCCAGCTCACCGGCTGGCATCGGGCCGGCGAATTCCACCTTGGCGGTGCCTCGGGCGACTTCAATTTCGAGGTATTTGGCGTATTGCTTGAGGAGCTGCTTGTATTGGCGCGGCGGCTCCTGGGCCAGGGCTTCCAGTACGGCGGACACACGTTCGCTGCTCGCCTGGCCATCCGCATCGAGGGACATGGCGACGAGCTTCTTGGCGAAGTCCTTGAGATGTTTGTCCTGGGCCATGAATTAGTTGGCGTAAAGTTCCTTGGCGGCGGATTCGCTGAAGCGGCCCTTCTCGTCGGAGGTCAGGTCGCGGTCGAGGACCTTGGCGGAGGTGGCGACAACCAGCTCGGCAACTTCCTTGCGGACGTCGGCCAGCATCTGCTTGCGCTCCTGCTCGGAGGCGGCGTGTGCCTTGGCAATGATGCCTTCGGCGGACTTGACGGCCTCGGCCTTTTGGGCCTCTTCAAATTTGTGGGCGTTGTCGCGGGCTTCGTGGACGATCTTGGCGGCTTCCTCGGAAGCTTCGCGGATCTTCTCAGCGCTGTCCTTCTCGGCGTTGGCGAGAGCGGCCTTCATTTCTTCGGCGTATTGGAGACCGTCCTGGATTTTGCGCTGGCGCTCCTCCATGGTGGTCATGACCGGCTTGAAGGCGGCCTTCCAGATGACGATGGCCACGATAATGAAATTCAGGCCTTGGGCGATCAACAGCGCCGGCTCGACGTGAAAGTAACTGGCCAACTGCTCGACGGTGCCACCGTCGGTTGCCTCTGGCGAAGCGGCGGCGATCGTTAACAAGCTGCTTAACATGGCTTAAGGGTCTTAAGTTTACTTGGAGGTGAGAGGGAAAAGGGTCGCGGGGCGACAGTTGCCGCCCCGCGCAAGTGGTTTAGCTGCGACCGAGGAACAGTGCGTAGAACGCGACCGCTTCTGCGAGCGCCATACCGATGATGGACTGGACGAGCACCTTACCGGAAGCGCCGGGGTTGCGGCCAACGGCTTCAACAGCCTTGGTGCCAACCATGCCTACGCCGAAAGCAGCTGCGAGACAGCCGAGGCCGCCCTGCAAACCGAGGTGAATGCTACCAGTGATTTCTGCGAGTGTTTCGATCATTTTAACTAGGTGTTTTTGTGTTTTTTAGAACCCGGCCGCCCACGCTCGTTGGTCAATGGTCCCGGCCAGGAAATTGTTGTTCTATTATAGAAAGGGAAATTAGTGGTCGTCGTCGCCGTGGTTGACGATCAGGCCGATGTAAACGGCAGTCAGGAGGGTAAAGACCAAGGCCTGCACGAGGCCGATCAAAATTTCGAGGAAGAAGAACGGCACCGGCACCACCCACGCGATCATGCCATGCATGCTGGTGAGGAGGTTTTCGCCACCGAAGACGTTACCAAAGAGTCGGAACGGCAGGGAGACCAGGCGGGACAGAATCGAAACAACTTCGATCAGGCCAACGCCGGCAAAGACAATAAAGAGCGCCAAATAGATCGGCCCGGGGACTTCCTTTTTGTCGGCCTTGTTACCAAAGAGGTCGTAGGCCAGCACCTTGACGCCCGCATAACGGAGCACATACCAGATCCACGCGATGAACGAAATGATCGCCAGCGCGAGCGTGGTGTTCAGGTCGGCATTGGCCGGACGGAAGTAATAATAGAAGTGGCCGAGGACATACTGGCCTTCCTTGGAACGGATTACCTGACCCGCGTGCTGGGCAGCTTCTGCCGCTTCAATAGTAGGGAACTCAGCATCGACCACGAAATGACCGAACGAGCCCACACCCGGGAGCAAGCCGCTCCAGTTGTTAATCAAAATAAAGACGAACAGCGTAATCAGTAGCGGGAAAACCTTTTTAATCAGCTTTTTGCCGATGATCGGCTCCATGATGTCGAGCACGCCAGTGAGCATGCCTTCGACGACGGCTTGGCCGCCGGAGGGAACGAGCTTGGGCGTGCCCACGAGGAGCTTAATGCCAACGATGAGCAGGATGGAAATTACCCAACCGGTGATCATCGCGTTGGTGACGGGCAGGCCGAACACCGAGAACAGTTCGTAGGCATACGGGCTGACGCCACCACCGCCCGCAGCCATCAAAGGCGCGGCGCTGAGGAGGAAACCAGTTGGAAGGAGAAACTTGCGGAAATGAGCCATTCCGAGTGATCGGGTATAGTCAGAGAGTGAATGAAGGGGCCTATGAGTTGACTGATATCTGATAAGCGTCAACACTAGAAATTATAGTATTGCCCTCATTACCAGCATTTCTGCTCGCCCTGATCAGATCGCCTTATCTAACGCCCAAACCCGAAGCCCCTAACAAATGGAAAAACCAAACACCGGCAACCCGGCGGCATCCAGCCCAGACCGCCCCCACGCAGCACCCACACGCAAAACAGGCGCTGGCGAACGACGCCTGCGCCTGGATCTGTTCTCCGCAATCGTGCTGATCGCGCTCCTTGTAGCCCTGCTTGGCCAGCTGACACTCCTCGCCTCAATGGGCTAGGAAAGGTTTGTAAGGTTCGTAGGTTAGAAATGTTCGAAAGTTGATGTAATAGAGGCAACGTTGGGGCTTCTCACCGAGCTTGATGGCGAAAAACCTTTCGAACCTACAAACCTTCGAACGTTTCGAACCTTCTAACCTCAGTTCATCGAGTCGCCGTTGACCGGGCCGTCGTTGATGAGGTTGCTCGGCATGTCGGAGAGGATGTTTTCCGGCATGTCCTGAATTGGGTCCTTAGGCATGTCCTGGATCGGGTCCTTAGGCATGTCCTGGATCGGGTTGGCAGGCATGTCTTGAATGGGATTCTTCGGCATATCCTGGATCGGATTCTTGGGCATGTCCTGGATCGGCGCATAGTAGCCATCTTCGCTGTATTGGCCAGCAATGGCGTTGGCGTCCTTCTGATCCGTAATCGTCAGGCGAACGCTGTCAGCTGCCTGGCGGAAAATGTAGAGGTCGGGCGTCACCGTGCTGCCATCCTTGGAATGCAGGCCACGGTTTTCACCCTGCTGCTCGAAGCGAATGACCATGTAACGGTCGGTCAGGTCGCGGCCGATCAGCGGAGAGACGTCATAAGTTTGCGCGCCAGTCTGGGAATTTTTGTCGAGGGCGCGGTTGATTTCGTGGATCGGCTGACGCTGAAACTGAGCGCGCAGGCTGCGGTCGGAGTTAATGTCGCTCGTCGTACCGATATACATGATGCGCATTGGAGCGGGCTGGCCTTCGATCTTATCGAGGAATACACTGAGCAGGAGCTTGTTACCCGCAGCGGCCTTCAGCTTGTCGCGCAGGCCGTCTTTTTCCAGGTCGAAAATAGCGATGCCCTTGGCGGTAGCCGTCTCGCGGTAGGTCCAGTTCATGCCCTGAAGGGTCAGGATGTCGCCTGCCTCAAAATGCTGGTGGTCGTAAGTGTCATACACGCCATTGGTGCCGGGCTTGCCGGTGAGCGTGTAGGTGTGGGAAGCCGTGGCAACGGTCTCGGCGTTCAGGGATATGGCGCTCAGCGCCGCGATCAGCGTGGTAAAAGCAAGGCGTAAATTCATGACGGGCGGATTGTTATGAGGTTCTAATGTATCACCTTGGCGCGGATTTTTGCTCTGGCAATGGAAAATCTACGCTGATGAGAGCGGCAGAGGAAATTAATATTCCCCGCCAGACCTTGCAGAATTGGCGGTACCAGTCACAATTCAGAAAAAGTTCTGGGAATCGTCTAAATAATAATGCTTTACTGACGCTATTCCTTTGCCAGAATTTCCATTTACAATAATCCCTCCAGCACATATATAGTTAGTTTGATGCAGTCGTCTGATAAAGCGTCACCGGGTTCCGAGATGGCTCGTGAATTCACGGTTCAAAACAAGATGGGTATCCATGCCCGTCCCGCCGCCATGATTGTACGCGTGGCCAACAAATTCAACGACGTCGACGTCTGGGTGGACAAGGATGACGAATCCGTCAATGGCCGCAGCATTATGGGCCTCATGATGCTGGCCGCCGGTCAGGGCTCCAAGCTCAAGTTTGTCGCCTCCGGCCCCGGTGCCGAGGAACTTCTCGCCGAATTGGGCGAACTCTTCGAGCGCAAGTTCGAGGAAGCCTAGCCAGCATCCTGCTGGACCGGAGAAATTCGCGCAGTGCGCGAATGCGGTTAATTCGATGGTGCTAAGGTTCAGGCCAGTCCAGACGCCAAACCCCTGCTTCCTTCACGAAATAGAAATTACGGATTTCTTTTTGCGAGTCATCACTAGCCTGGAGATGGACCACCTGCTTCGTATTCCCATACGATGCCCAGCGGTATTTCAAATCCAAGGCAGCTATATCTTGGCAAATCCCCTGGAAGCCATCTTCCGGGTAGGCCCTATTCATGTAGGCAACAGAACCAGCAGACCAGAGCTTTTCCGCACCTGCAAAGTCGCCTGATTGGCAGTGTTGAATGTATTGAGCCACCACATCGCGCGGACGATTCCCTAGATAATCCCGCTCAAAGCGCGGCAAAAAACGAAAAGTTAGCGCGAAAAAATACAGCACCACCAGATAACCGAAAATGCAAACTACGCCACAGCCCGTAAAAAACGTCGCCCATCCGGAAAACGATTTTTTGCAGTTCGTTTTCATTAACTAATCGGCGACGCTGGTTGCCATTAGCGCGGCCACCATCAGCCCAGAACAATTAATTTTCCGAAACATCTACACGATCAAAATATTCGCGAGCACCATAAAGAGCTGGAAATTCCTTGGGGATATCGTATGCGACGTAATATCTGTCGGGCGAAACAAACTGAAGGGTCTGTTTGGTAACCTCGCCCGTCTCTGGATCGGTGGTCACGATAAAAAGCTTATCCTTGGTCTCGACTTCAACCCGATATTCTAAGCGATCTGAGGATTCCCCAAGCTCAAAGGACGAGGGCCAAGAAAATGAACACTCACGATCGGTGTAGGTAACGATCATTTGTCCGTAGAGATCAAACCAGCGGTCACGCACATCCTTCGGCATGGAATCTGGAAGCGAAAAAGTCGCTACTGTTAATTCCCGGTTTGATTTCCATTGGCCTTTAAGTTCCGGCGCGGCATTCGCGGCGGAAACTTGGCAAGCGATCATTAATAATACCAGAAGTCTCATAACTTAGAGGATACCACTACCCCTCCACGTAATCCGCGAGCGAAACCGCCATTTGCGGGGCGGCTTTGACTAATTCTTCCTGCGTCGTGACCAAGCGTAGATTCAGCTCCTGCGCGAGGGCAAGGTATTCGCACTGATAGGCGGAGAGGCCGGTTTGCAGGGCAATCTCCAGCACTGCCTGATCGTCGATGTTATATTGGCGCGGGTGCATTTTGTCTTCGGCGGTGCGGAGGATTTCCTGGGCGGCCTTGGGCGTCACCCAGCCTTCGCGCACGTAGCGAACGACGATATTGCGAAACTCCGAGCGCCAAATTGGCGCAGAGGACCAAGCCGGGTCCTTGGCATAGGCCCGCTGCGCGAGATCGGTCATCTCGCCCGGTAACAGCAGGAAAGCCAGCGGCCCTGTATCCACAATGACCATAATAAAGACGATAAGTGCTAACGGCCTGATTGTCAATCAGTTCCCATGGACAAGGAGTTTGAAGGTTCGAATGTTCGGAAGTTCGAAAGTGGAGGCGAATTTTAATCAACCTCCATACTTTCGAACATTCCAACTTCCGAACTTCCGAACCTTAACTCCTAGGAGCCTCTCAAAAACTCATGCAACTGGGCGGCCAACTTGGGGCCGATGCCAGGAGCGGTCTGCAAGTCCTCCACTGAGGCCTGACGCAAGCGCTCAAAGCTGCGAAAGTGCTCCATCAGAGCCTCACGGCGAACCGGCCCCAGGCCCTCGAAATCGTCCAGCACACTCTCGCGGATTTTCTTACTGCGCAGCTCGGCGTTGAAGGAATTGGCGAAGCGGTGAGCTTCGTCGCGCAAGCGCTGCAGCAGGTGCAGCGCCGGACTGTAGTCAGGCAAATTGATAGGCTCGCGGTCGTCGCCAAAGACGATCGTTTCTTCGCGCTTGGCCAAGCCAAAGAGCATCGGTGGCTCCAGGCCAAGGATCAGGAACGCCTTCATCGCGGCGCGGACCTGCCCCACCCCGCCGTCGATCACCACGATGTCGGGGAACGGCTTTTCCTCCTCGTGTAGACGGCGGTAGCGGCGGCCGACCACCTCTTCCATTGCGCGGAAGTCGTCGTTGCCCACGAAACTCTTGATCCGGTAGCGGCGATAGTTCGACTTGTCTGGTCGCCCGCCATCGAAGCGCACCATCGAGGCGACCACGAAACTGCCCGAAATGTGCGAAATATCGAAGCACTCCAGCGTCTGCGGACGGCGCGGCATGCCGAGGCATTTCTTCAGAATATCCGCAGCCTGATCGGCACCCGGCATCGCCAGGCGCGGCTCCCTTACAAAGCGGCGCTGC
This window harbors:
- the atpF gene encoding F0F1 ATP synthase subunit B; amino-acid sequence: MLSSLLTIAAASPEATDGGTVEQLASYFHVEPALLIAQGLNFIIVAIVIWKAAFKPVMTTMEERQRKIQDGLQYAEEMKAALANAEKDSAEKIREASEEAAKIVHEARDNAHKFEEAQKAEAVKSAEGIIAKAHAASEQERKQMLADVRKEVAELVVATSAKVLDRDLTSDEKGRFSESAAKELYAN
- a CDS encoding ATP synthase F0 subunit C, whose amino-acid sequence is MIETLAEITGSIHLGLQGGLGCLAAAFGVGMVGTKAVEAVGRNPGASGKVLVQSIIGMALAEAVAFYALFLGRS
- the atpA gene encoding F0F1 ATP synthase subunit alpha, whose protein sequence is MSSVLEQIQQEIAKLETKTVKTNVGKITSVFDGVAKLDGLSGCMYNEMIEFPGGVYGIALNLEEDEVGVVVLGDYSHLKEGDEAKATGRLLSVPVGKPLLGRVVDALGQAIDGKGAIESDTTYPVEKIAPGIIPRKSVDQPVQTGIMAIDAMIPIGRGQRELIIGDRATGKTTITIDTIINQANINNQHKKEDGTFEEGFRPMYSIYVAVGQKQSNIARTIKALEDSGAMEYCTIVAAPAADNPANQYIAPFAGAAMGEYYMENGMDALIVYDDLSKHAASYRQISLILKRPAGREAYPGDVFYLHSRLLERSARVNEDNGNGSLTALPIIETQAGDVSAYIPTNVISITDGQVFLETDLFNQGIRPAVSVGLSVSRVGSAAQVKAMKQVAGKLKGELAQYRELAAFAQFGSDLDAQTKSILEKGDRLVELFKQPPLSPKKAEEQIALIWAMQEGFFSDIEVKRVRDAVQSLHEFLSTAKQDVLDAVRGGGKIGDEVAGKLKSAVEEWKRSFK
- a CDS encoding HPr family phosphocarrier protein; the encoded protein is MAREFTVQNKMGIHARPAAMIVRVANKFNDVDVWVDKDDESVNGRSIMGLMMLAAGQGSKLKFVASGPGAEELLAELGELFERKFEEA
- the atpB gene encoding F0F1 ATP synthase subunit A, which produces MAHFRKFLLPTGFLLSAAPLMAAGGGGVSPYAYELFSVFGLPVTNAMITGWVISILLIVGIKLLVGTPKLVPSGGQAVVEGMLTGVLDIMEPIIGKKLIKKVFPLLITLFVFILINNWSGLLPGVGSFGHFVVDAEFPTIEAAEAAQHAGQVIRSKEGQYVLGHFYYYFRPANADLNTTLALAIISFIAWIWYVLRYAGVKVLAYDLFGNKADKKEVPGPIYLALFIVFAGVGLIEVVSILSRLVSLPFRLFGNVFGGENLLTSMHGMIAWVVPVPFFFLEILIGLVQALVFTLLTAVYIGLIVNHGDDDH
- a CDS encoding F0F1 ATP synthase subunit delta; translated protein: MAQDKHLKDFAKKLVAMSLDADGQASSERVSAVLEALAQEPPRQYKQLLKQYAKYLEIEVARGTAKVEFAGPMPAGELAKIEQQFTQQYNRKIVATTKENPKLIAGIRVTVGDDVFDASVATRLAQLEQNVT
- a CDS encoding type II toxin-antitoxin system VapC family toxin, with protein sequence MDTGPLAFLLLPGEMTDLAQRAYAKDPAWSSAPIWRSEFRNIVVRYVREGWVTPKAAQEILRTAEDKMHPRQYNIDDQAVLEIALQTGLSAYQCEYLALAQELNLRLVTTQEELVKAAPQMAVSLADYVEG